The Palaemon carinicauda isolate YSFRI2023 chromosome 43, ASM3689809v2, whole genome shotgun sequence genome window below encodes:
- the LOC137633920 gene encoding zinc finger protein castor homolog 1-like isoform X4: MQGGMGVRDNLNKPQVDYSRYVKMFSSALECGSLACREHNLRDHFHCLECDSKVFSKKEEMIRHFKWHKKRDESLQHGFMRYSPSDDCSDRFANCSHNRKQTHYHCLKRLKQNAFQEGCDKVYISTSDVQMHANYHRKDSAIMQEGFQRFRASEDCGQPGCSFSGQRTTHFHCMRSACNYTFKNKADMEKHKTYHIKDEQLTKDGFKKFMKQEDCPYEGCKFSRVVNHIHCIRPECNYVLHSSGQIFAHKVHFNTLLLHLRKHERQDHERAYRKYKLAQTMLGVPEGHPALTPLLHEALRPLGSLGGPMINPLMGPLGGGPLGGGPLGGHLGPPLGGHLGGPMDQRNEDSSSPLGAPPCPGTPGALPPGMPRPQGPMLGTFPPPGLVESQHPLVRLLGVGPPAAHGLFPGGSATSSASTPASSSSGPASPVDLSISMGGLEDRDWERWVRFYGREDGCKTGCDLTGVEHYHCDECETVFRGRESARDHGRVHEQQALITEDHYTRVSCGDDPRACPPDCPIQEHADHYHCNWDGCGEAILMSGDKPFRRLEHFRMHDYTRRLAMASSPGAAGAMGVAAITSVDAMFKRKRGRPPKNRIIEVWNDYLPVSSNNSHDSPQAIFTSFKLPKSSPPPPAPPPTTHVPLGMMPLGHLHPHPLSSASLGHHLSLKRDSASPPGLAIPLSCSGSIAISSASSVVGPQPSSSAATSSSSQPVLLPLSGPVTTNPLQPQAEVMDGFYVWAEGATCPDQLCPLLGRRHYHCVHPRCLYVTAHVDVLPLHAHAFHDDTHIPEGFIAIDHNIDCRSPNCQSNKVNKHFHCTRCGLSFVRYQMMESHAEKHLQEDGGQVHSLGPQSPIYLKRPRPDSPMETPPSAEGPNKSQVVKSAGIFYPLSPFPISTSSSSTGMGASGSSRGEAGALVTPIPPSSRPHTSTTYTLPVSGSLTITATRRSPIPHSPIRDQMDQGDPDDTQDYDSDQLRPLSQPGDMFPSHMSKHDQIAEMVKSEHMANLATLGAEWLNMERHPQYGPDFSCGRPFCKLKKKEHFHCQICNQAFSEHEKLRPHLLKHATSNPMNPGSLSAMADEDSESRGEPDDDEGSFHPKAEGSDRPISPTSPNESVISSGGGAPSIISTSSPQPFSSGVSISSTLSHSPSQFPLVYTQAATFPGLPSPFAPQFGISGMFPGTLPRLLPPTAWQFNPALAAMAQQGLMIPGVRPNGDLTHGSAGPGGLSSVGPSPGLGAPVLQGPGEHNPILPATLGTSPHLALLGKRIGADDFNSQEAKKIRNNHSLRMLKDEPVPEGYLRFRYTSLFNEDCQYPHCGYREHQTHFHCMRKDCGYSFCDKTRFVQHTARHERLDTLMGGDFNQYRSNVSCGRPDCVYASMIGQQQNKASHFHCLKCDFVCTDTNKVVAHRRQHQKRDSINAAGFEKFTPSQPCGIQGCNHNQKQTHYHCLKCQYSVLGLSQMSAHRFRHLE, translated from the exons ATGCAAGGAGGCATGGGAGTCAGGGACAACCTTAACAAGCCCCAGGTTGACTACTCCCGCTACGTCAAGATGTTCAGTTCGGCTCTGGAGTGCGGGTCTCTCGCCTGTCGTGAACATAATCTAAG GGATCACTTTCACTGCCTCGAGTGTGACTCAAAAGTATTCAGCAAGAAGGAGGAGATGATCCGACACTTCAAGTGGCACAAGAAGAGGGACGAGAGCCTCCAGCACGGCTTCATGAGGTACTCGCCGTCCGACGACTGCTCGGACCGCTTCGCCAACTGCTCTCATAATCGCAAGCAGACGCACTACCACTGCCTGAAG CGTCTGAAACAAAACGCATTTCAGGAGGGCTGCGACAAAGTGTACATCAGCACGTCGGACGTCCAGATGCACGCCAACTACCACCGCAAGGATTCCGCCATCATGCAGGAGGGTTTCCAGAGGTTCAGGGCCTCAGAGGACTGCGGGCAGCCCGGCTGCTCCTTCAGCGGGCAGCGGACGACGCATTTCCATTGCATGAGAAGCGCTTGCAATTACACTTTCAAAAATAAGGCTGATATGG AAAAACACAAGACCTACCACATCAAGGACGAGCAATTGACCAAGGACGGGTTCAAGAAGTTCATGAAGCAGGAGGACTGCCCATACGAGGGGTGCAAGTTCTCCCGGGTGGTGAACCACATCCACTGCATCCGGCCGGAATGCAACTACGTCCTCCATTCGTCCGGCCAGATATTCGCTCATAAGGTGCACTTCAACACTCTCCTCTTACACCTG AGAAAACACGAGCGACAGGATCACGAGCGAGCGTACCGAAAGTATAAGCTTGCGCAGACGATGCTTGGAGTGCCAGAGGGCCACCCGGCGCTCACCCCCTTGCTGCACGAAGCGCTGCGTCCTCTTGGAAGTCTCGGGGGCCCCATGATTAATCCTCTTATGGGCCCCTTGGGTGGAGGGCCACTAGGTGGGGGCCCACTGGGTGGTCACTTAGGACCCCCCCTGGGAGGGCACCTAGGCGGTCCGATGGACCAGAGGAACGAGGACTCCTCCTCGCCCCTTGGGGCACCGCCGTGTCCCGGGACGCCGGGGGCGTTGCCTCCTGGAATGCCACGACCTCAGGGTCCCATGCTTGGTACCTTCCCACCGCCAGGCTTAGTGGAGTCCCAGCATCCCCTAGTCCGCTTGCTGGGAGTCGGACCCCCGGCGGCCCACGGCCTATTCCCCGGCGGGTCGGCCACCAGTTCGGCCTCCACTCCCGCCTCCTCCTCGTCGGGACCGGCCTCGCCCGTGGACCTGAGCATCAGCATGGGCGGGCTGGAGGACCGCGACTGGGAGAGGTGGGTGAGGTTTTACGGAAGGGAGGACGGGTGTAAGACCGGCTGCGACTTAACGGGCGTTGAACATTACCACTGCGACGAGTGCGAAACTGTCTTCCGGGGGCGGGAGAGCGCCCGGGACCACGGCCGCGTTCACGAGCAACAGGCCCTGATCACGGAAGACCACTACACCAGGGTGTCCTGCGGCGACGACCCAAGGGCGTGCCCTCCAGATTGCCCTATCCAGGAGCACGCTGACCACTACCACTGTAATTGG GACGGCTGTGGGGAGGCCATACTCATGTCCGGCGACAAGCCGTTCCGACGTCTCGAGCACTTCCGAATGCACGACTACACCCGGCGACTGGCCATGGCTTCGTCGCCCGGGGCGGCCGGGGCCATGGGGGTAGCCGCCATAACCTCTGTGGACGCCATGTTCAAGAGGAAGCGTGGCCGTCCTCCTAAGAACAGGATCATTGAG GTTTGGAACGATTAC CTGCCTGTATCCTCAAACAACTCCCACGATTCACCTCAGGCAATTTTCACAAGTTTTAAGCTTCCAAAGAGTTCCCCCCCACCGCCCGCCCCTCCACCAACCACCCACGTCCCTCTGGGCATGATGCCCCTGGGGCACCTCCATCCTCACCCCCTGTCCTCGGCCTCCCTGGGGCATCACCTCTCCCTGAAGCGGGACTCGGCTTCGCCCCCCGGCCTCGCCATTCCCCTGTCCTGCAGCGGAAGCATCGCCATATCCTCGGCGTCCTCCGTCGTCGGGCCCCAACCCTCGTCTTCGGCCGCCACCTCCTCCTCTTCGCAACCGGTGCTCTTACCCCTGTCTGGACCTGTAACTACTAATCCTTTGCAGCCTCAG GCTGAGGTTATGGACGGGTTCTACGTGTGGGCCGAGGGAGCCACGTGCCCCGACCAGCTGTGTCCCCTGCTGGGCAGACGCCACTACCACTGTGTGCATCCTAGATGCCTCTACGTCACGGCGCACGTCGACGTCCTTCCCCTCCACGCCCACGCCTTCCATGACGACACCCACATCCCCGAGGGCTTCATCGCCATCGACCACAACATCGACTGCCGCTCCCCGAACTGCCAAAG CAACAAGGTGAACAAACACTTCCACTGCACTCGCTGTGGCTTGTCGTTCGTCCGCTACCAAATGATGGAATCCCACGCGGAGAAGCACCTGCAAGAAGACGGCGGACAGGTGCACAGCCTCGGACCTCAGTCGCCAATCTACCTGAAGAGGCCTCGGCCCGACAGCCCCATGGAGACGCCGCCGTCCGCCGAAGGTCCCAACAAATCGCAAG TTGTGAAGTCTGCCGGAATCTTCTACCCACTCTCGCCATTCCCAATATCGACGTCCTCCAGCTCCACCGGCATGGGGGCGTCCGGATCTTCGCGCGGCGAGGCCGGAGCCCTCGTCACCCCCATTCCTCCCTCGTCGAGGCCGCACACTTCCACGACTTACACGCTGCCGGTGTCCGGCAGCCTGACCATAACAGCCACCAGACGATCGCCCATTCCGCACTCTCCCATCCGCGACCAGATGGACCAGGGGGATCCAGACGACACTCAGGACTACGACTCCGACCAGCTGCGCCCGCTCAGCCAGCCGGGGGACATGTTCCCGTCCCACATGTCCAAGCACGACCAGATCGCCGAGATGGTCAAGAGCGAGCACATGGCCAACCTGGCGACTCTTGGGGCCGAGTGGCTCAACATGGAGAGGCATCCACAGTACGGGCCGGACTTCTCCTGCGGGCGGCCGTTTTGCAAGCTAAAGAAAAAGGAGCACTTCCACTGTCAAATCTGCAACCAGGCGTTCAGCGAACACGAGAAACTGAGGCCCCATTTGCTGAAACACGCCACCAGTAACCCAATGAATCCCGGTTCCCTGTCTGCAATGGCCGACGAAGATTCCGAGAGCCGCGGCGAGCCAGACGACGACGAGGGCTCCTTCCACCCCAAGGCAGAAGGGAGCGACCGGCCGATCAGTCCCACCAGCCCGAACGAGAGCGTGATCAGCAGCGGCGGGGGAGCGCCCTCCATCATATCGACCAGCAGTCCGCAGCCCTTCAGTTCGGGCGTCAGCATCAGCAGTACTTTAAGCCACTCTCCATCCCAGTTTCCGCTAGTTTACACGCAGGCCGCCACCTTCCCCGGCCTCCCGTCTCCCTTCGCACCTCAGTTCGGCATATCCGGGATGTTCCCCGGCACGCTGCCCCGCCTCTTGCCGCCGACAGCCTGGCAGTTCAACCCGGCCCTCGCCGCCATGGCACAGCAGGGCCTCATGATCCCTGGCGTGAGGCCAAACGGAGACCTGACGCACGGTTCGGCCGGACCCGGCGGGCTGAGCTCGGTCGGGCCGAGCCCGGGTCTGGGCGCGCCCGTCCTCCAGGGTCCCGGAGAGCACAACCCCATCCTGCCGGCCACTCTGGGGACGTCGCCCCACCTGGCCCTACTGGGGAAGAGGATCGGAGCCGACGATTTCAACTCCCAGGAGGCGAAGAAGATCCGCAACAACCACTCACTTCGCATGCTGAAGGACGAACCGGTACCAGAGGGATACTTGCGATTCAGGTATACGAGTCT GTTCAACGAAGACTGCCAGTACCCGCACTGTGGGTACCGCGAACACCAGACCCACTTCCACTGCATGCGGAAGGACTGCGGCTATTCCTTCTGCGACAAGACGCGGTTCGTCCAGCACACGGCCAGGCACGAGCGCCTCGACACCCTGATGGGAGGGGACTTCAATCAGTACCGATCTAACGTCTCCTGTGGTCGTCCGGATTGTGTCTATGCTTCTATGATAG gtcaGCAGCAGAACAAAGCCTCCCACTTCCACTGCCTGAAGTGCGACTTCGTCTGCACGGACACCAACAAGGTCGTGGCCCACCGTCGGCAGCACCAGAAGCGCGACTCCATCAACGCGGCCGGCTTCGAGAAGTTCACCCCATCGCAGCCCTGCGGCATCCAGGGCTGCAACCACAACCAGAAGCAGACTCACTATCACTGTCTGAAGTGTCAGTACTCCGTCCTGGGTCTTAGCCAGATGTCCGCCCACCGATTCCGACACCTGGAGTGA
- the LOC137633920 gene encoding zinc finger protein castor homolog 1-like isoform X7 yields the protein MQGGMGVRDNLNKPQVDYSRYVKMFSSALECGSLACREHNLRDHFHCLECDSKVFSKKEEMIRHFKWHKKRDESLQHGFMRYSPSDDCSDRFANCSHNRKQTHYHCLKEGCDKVYISTSDVQMHANYHRKDSAIMQEGFQRFRASEDCGQPGCSFSGQRTTHFHCMRSACNYTFKNKADMEKHKTYHIKDEQLTKDGFKKFMKQEDCPYEGCKFSRVVNHIHCIRPECNYVLHSSGQIFAHKRKHERQDHERAYRKYKLAQTMLGVPEGHPALTPLLHEALRPLGSLGGPMINPLMGPLGGGPLGGGPLGGHLGPPLGGHLGGPMDQRNEDSSSPLGAPPCPGTPGALPPGMPRPQGPMLGTFPPPGLVESQHPLVRLLGVGPPAAHGLFPGGSATSSASTPASSSSGPASPVDLSISMGGLEDRDWERWVRFYGREDGCKTGCDLTGVEHYHCDECETVFRGRESARDHGRVHEQQALITEDHYTRVSCGDDPRACPPDCPIQEHADHYHCNWDGCGEAILMSGDKPFRRLEHFRMHDYTRRLAMASSPGAAGAMGVAAITSVDAMFKRKRGRPPKNRIIEVWNDYLPVSSNNSHDSPQAIFTSFKLPKSSPPPPAPPPTTHVPLGMMPLGHLHPHPLSSASLGHHLSLKRDSASPPGLAIPLSCSGSIAISSASSVVGPQPSSSAATSSSSQPVLLPLSGPVTTNPLQPQAEVMDGFYVWAEGATCPDQLCPLLGRRHYHCVHPRCLYVTAHVDVLPLHAHAFHDDTHIPEGFIAIDHNIDCRSPNCQSNKVNKHFHCTRCGLSFVRYQMMESHAEKHLQEDGGQVHSLGPQSPIYLKRPRPDSPMETPPSAEGPNKSQDVSPPVVKSAGIFYPLSPFPISTSSSSTGMGASGSSRGEAGALVTPIPPSSRPHTSTTYTLPVSGSLTITATRRSPIPHSPIRDQMDQGDPDDTQDYDSDQLRPLSQPGDMFPSHMSKHDQIAEMVKSEHMANLATLGAEWLNMERHPQYGPDFSCGRPFCKLKKKEHFHCQICNQAFSEHEKLRPHLLKHATSNPMNPGSLSAMADEDSESRGEPDDDEGSFHPKAEGSDRPISPTSPNESVISSGGGAPSIISTSSPQPFSSGVSISSTLSHSPSQFPLVYTQAATFPGLPSPFAPQFGISGMFPGTLPRLLPPTAWQFNPALAAMAQQGLMIPGVRPNGDLTHGSAGPGGLSSVGPSPGLGAPVLQGPGEHNPILPATLGTSPHLALLGKRIGADDFNSQEAKKIRNNHSLRMLKDEPVPEGYLRFRYTSLFNEDCQYPHCGYREHQTHFHCMRKDCGYSFCDKTRFVQHTARHERLDTLMGGDFNQYRSNVSCGRPDCVYASMIGQQQNKASHFHCLKCDFVCTDTNKVVAHRRQHQKRDSINAAGFEKFTPSQPCGIQGCNHNQKQTHYHCLKCQYSVLGLSQMSAHRFRHLE from the exons ATGCAAGGAGGCATGGGAGTCAGGGACAACCTTAACAAGCCCCAGGTTGACTACTCCCGCTACGTCAAGATGTTCAGTTCGGCTCTGGAGTGCGGGTCTCTCGCCTGTCGTGAACATAATCTAAG GGATCACTTTCACTGCCTCGAGTGTGACTCAAAAGTATTCAGCAAGAAGGAGGAGATGATCCGACACTTCAAGTGGCACAAGAAGAGGGACGAGAGCCTCCAGCACGGCTTCATGAGGTACTCGCCGTCCGACGACTGCTCGGACCGCTTCGCCAACTGCTCTCATAATCGCAAGCAGACGCACTACCACTGCCTGAAG GAGGGCTGCGACAAAGTGTACATCAGCACGTCGGACGTCCAGATGCACGCCAACTACCACCGCAAGGATTCCGCCATCATGCAGGAGGGTTTCCAGAGGTTCAGGGCCTCAGAGGACTGCGGGCAGCCCGGCTGCTCCTTCAGCGGGCAGCGGACGACGCATTTCCATTGCATGAGAAGCGCTTGCAATTACACTTTCAAAAATAAGGCTGATATGG AAAAACACAAGACCTACCACATCAAGGACGAGCAATTGACCAAGGACGGGTTCAAGAAGTTCATGAAGCAGGAGGACTGCCCATACGAGGGGTGCAAGTTCTCCCGGGTGGTGAACCACATCCACTGCATCCGGCCGGAATGCAACTACGTCCTCCATTCGTCCGGCCAGATATTCGCTCATAAG AGAAAACACGAGCGACAGGATCACGAGCGAGCGTACCGAAAGTATAAGCTTGCGCAGACGATGCTTGGAGTGCCAGAGGGCCACCCGGCGCTCACCCCCTTGCTGCACGAAGCGCTGCGTCCTCTTGGAAGTCTCGGGGGCCCCATGATTAATCCTCTTATGGGCCCCTTGGGTGGAGGGCCACTAGGTGGGGGCCCACTGGGTGGTCACTTAGGACCCCCCCTGGGAGGGCACCTAGGCGGTCCGATGGACCAGAGGAACGAGGACTCCTCCTCGCCCCTTGGGGCACCGCCGTGTCCCGGGACGCCGGGGGCGTTGCCTCCTGGAATGCCACGACCTCAGGGTCCCATGCTTGGTACCTTCCCACCGCCAGGCTTAGTGGAGTCCCAGCATCCCCTAGTCCGCTTGCTGGGAGTCGGACCCCCGGCGGCCCACGGCCTATTCCCCGGCGGGTCGGCCACCAGTTCGGCCTCCACTCCCGCCTCCTCCTCGTCGGGACCGGCCTCGCCCGTGGACCTGAGCATCAGCATGGGCGGGCTGGAGGACCGCGACTGGGAGAGGTGGGTGAGGTTTTACGGAAGGGAGGACGGGTGTAAGACCGGCTGCGACTTAACGGGCGTTGAACATTACCACTGCGACGAGTGCGAAACTGTCTTCCGGGGGCGGGAGAGCGCCCGGGACCACGGCCGCGTTCACGAGCAACAGGCCCTGATCACGGAAGACCACTACACCAGGGTGTCCTGCGGCGACGACCCAAGGGCGTGCCCTCCAGATTGCCCTATCCAGGAGCACGCTGACCACTACCACTGTAATTGG GACGGCTGTGGGGAGGCCATACTCATGTCCGGCGACAAGCCGTTCCGACGTCTCGAGCACTTCCGAATGCACGACTACACCCGGCGACTGGCCATGGCTTCGTCGCCCGGGGCGGCCGGGGCCATGGGGGTAGCCGCCATAACCTCTGTGGACGCCATGTTCAAGAGGAAGCGTGGCCGTCCTCCTAAGAACAGGATCATTGAG GTTTGGAACGATTAC CTGCCTGTATCCTCAAACAACTCCCACGATTCACCTCAGGCAATTTTCACAAGTTTTAAGCTTCCAAAGAGTTCCCCCCCACCGCCCGCCCCTCCACCAACCACCCACGTCCCTCTGGGCATGATGCCCCTGGGGCACCTCCATCCTCACCCCCTGTCCTCGGCCTCCCTGGGGCATCACCTCTCCCTGAAGCGGGACTCGGCTTCGCCCCCCGGCCTCGCCATTCCCCTGTCCTGCAGCGGAAGCATCGCCATATCCTCGGCGTCCTCCGTCGTCGGGCCCCAACCCTCGTCTTCGGCCGCCACCTCCTCCTCTTCGCAACCGGTGCTCTTACCCCTGTCTGGACCTGTAACTACTAATCCTTTGCAGCCTCAG GCTGAGGTTATGGACGGGTTCTACGTGTGGGCCGAGGGAGCCACGTGCCCCGACCAGCTGTGTCCCCTGCTGGGCAGACGCCACTACCACTGTGTGCATCCTAGATGCCTCTACGTCACGGCGCACGTCGACGTCCTTCCCCTCCACGCCCACGCCTTCCATGACGACACCCACATCCCCGAGGGCTTCATCGCCATCGACCACAACATCGACTGCCGCTCCCCGAACTGCCAAAG CAACAAGGTGAACAAACACTTCCACTGCACTCGCTGTGGCTTGTCGTTCGTCCGCTACCAAATGATGGAATCCCACGCGGAGAAGCACCTGCAAGAAGACGGCGGACAGGTGCACAGCCTCGGACCTCAGTCGCCAATCTACCTGAAGAGGCCTCGGCCCGACAGCCCCATGGAGACGCCGCCGTCCGCCGAAGGTCCCAACAAATCGCAAG ATGTTTCCCCGCCAGTTGTGAAGTCTGCCGGAATCTTCTACCCACTCTCGCCATTCCCAATATCGACGTCCTCCAGCTCCACCGGCATGGGGGCGTCCGGATCTTCGCGCGGCGAGGCCGGAGCCCTCGTCACCCCCATTCCTCCCTCGTCGAGGCCGCACACTTCCACGACTTACACGCTGCCGGTGTCCGGCAGCCTGACCATAACAGCCACCAGACGATCGCCCATTCCGCACTCTCCCATCCGCGACCAGATGGACCAGGGGGATCCAGACGACACTCAGGACTACGACTCCGACCAGCTGCGCCCGCTCAGCCAGCCGGGGGACATGTTCCCGTCCCACATGTCCAAGCACGACCAGATCGCCGAGATGGTCAAGAGCGAGCACATGGCCAACCTGGCGACTCTTGGGGCCGAGTGGCTCAACATGGAGAGGCATCCACAGTACGGGCCGGACTTCTCCTGCGGGCGGCCGTTTTGCAAGCTAAAGAAAAAGGAGCACTTCCACTGTCAAATCTGCAACCAGGCGTTCAGCGAACACGAGAAACTGAGGCCCCATTTGCTGAAACACGCCACCAGTAACCCAATGAATCCCGGTTCCCTGTCTGCAATGGCCGACGAAGATTCCGAGAGCCGCGGCGAGCCAGACGACGACGAGGGCTCCTTCCACCCCAAGGCAGAAGGGAGCGACCGGCCGATCAGTCCCACCAGCCCGAACGAGAGCGTGATCAGCAGCGGCGGGGGAGCGCCCTCCATCATATCGACCAGCAGTCCGCAGCCCTTCAGTTCGGGCGTCAGCATCAGCAGTACTTTAAGCCACTCTCCATCCCAGTTTCCGCTAGTTTACACGCAGGCCGCCACCTTCCCCGGCCTCCCGTCTCCCTTCGCACCTCAGTTCGGCATATCCGGGATGTTCCCCGGCACGCTGCCCCGCCTCTTGCCGCCGACAGCCTGGCAGTTCAACCCGGCCCTCGCCGCCATGGCACAGCAGGGCCTCATGATCCCTGGCGTGAGGCCAAACGGAGACCTGACGCACGGTTCGGCCGGACCCGGCGGGCTGAGCTCGGTCGGGCCGAGCCCGGGTCTGGGCGCGCCCGTCCTCCAGGGTCCCGGAGAGCACAACCCCATCCTGCCGGCCACTCTGGGGACGTCGCCCCACCTGGCCCTACTGGGGAAGAGGATCGGAGCCGACGATTTCAACTCCCAGGAGGCGAAGAAGATCCGCAACAACCACTCACTTCGCATGCTGAAGGACGAACCGGTACCAGAGGGATACTTGCGATTCAGGTATACGAGTCT GTTCAACGAAGACTGCCAGTACCCGCACTGTGGGTACCGCGAACACCAGACCCACTTCCACTGCATGCGGAAGGACTGCGGCTATTCCTTCTGCGACAAGACGCGGTTCGTCCAGCACACGGCCAGGCACGAGCGCCTCGACACCCTGATGGGAGGGGACTTCAATCAGTACCGATCTAACGTCTCCTGTGGTCGTCCGGATTGTGTCTATGCTTCTATGATAG gtcaGCAGCAGAACAAAGCCTCCCACTTCCACTGCCTGAAGTGCGACTTCGTCTGCACGGACACCAACAAGGTCGTGGCCCACCGTCGGCAGCACCAGAAGCGCGACTCCATCAACGCGGCCGGCTTCGAGAAGTTCACCCCATCGCAGCCCTGCGGCATCCAGGGCTGCAACCACAACCAGAAGCAGACTCACTATCACTGTCTGAAGTGTCAGTACTCCGTCCTGGGTCTTAGCCAGATGTCCGCCCACCGATTCCGACACCTGGAGTGA